In the genome of Lathyrus oleraceus cultivar Zhongwan6 chromosome 4, CAAS_Psat_ZW6_1.0, whole genome shotgun sequence, the window TCTCAAAGGTATTAATGATAATACTACTCCTGGTATAAACGGTTTTGGGGCAAAATTCTTCAAGGCCACCTGGAATACTATTAACAAGGATGTCCTTAATGTCATTAGAGAATTTTTTGAGAAAGACTCAATCTTGAAAGCTATCAATAGCACTGTTGTCACCCTTATTCCCAAGACCAATCAAGCTAGTATGGTCAAAGACTATAGACCTATTTCCTGCCTGCACTAATATGTATAAGATTATTTCTAGAATTTTGACAGCCAGATTGAGTAAAGTTCTTAGGAGTATTATTGATGAGAGTCAAGCTGCTTTTGTGCCTAGTAAACACATTCAGGACCATATACTTCTGGCCTATGAGTTAATCAAGGGTTACAACACCAAGGGTGACCCTCCTAGATGTATTATTCAAATGGACCTTTAAAAGGCCTATGATATATTATAGTGGTGTGCTTTGGAAAGTATTCTGAAAGAGTTGAGCTTCCCTGACAAATTCATAAGGTGGATAATGGTCACAGTGACCACTGCATCTTACAGATTCAAAATCAATGGTGAGACAACTAGTATTCTCAAAGTCAAAAGGGGCTTGAGACGAGGGGATCCACTATCCCCCTTGTTATTTGTTATCATGATGGAATATCTTCACAGGAGCATGAAAATGCTGAAAAATGCTGAAGGGAAATCCTAATTTCAATTTCCATTCAAAATGTGAGAAATCGAGCCTTATCAATATGAGTTTTGCTTATGACTTACTTTTGTCTGCTAGAGGAGACACCATGTCCATTGAACTGATGATGCATACCTTTAAGAACTTCTCTAACTCCATAGGGCTGACTGTCAATCCAAATAAATGCAAGATTTATTTTGGGAATGTAGAGAATGACATCAAACAGGAATTCTGTTTGTTTTGGTGGGAAGATTGATAGAAATGCTATTATTTCTAATATAGTAGACAATATTACTAATAGGATCTGGATGAAGCACAAACTTAGGAAATATATTAGTGTGCTCATGATGCCTTAATGGGCTTGTGGCTGTGATTGTATTTTGGTGGCTGGATCATTTGATTGCCGTTTTTGTATGAGTTTTGATTTAGTAATATATTTTTGCTTCTTCTCCCCCAAAAAAATGCGCAAAATTATATGAAACGAGGAAAATAAAGTTATTGACCAATAATGATAAAAGATTTAttattgattcaaatatttttgtatataatgttaaaacaaaaataatatttatgtacgaaaaaaaatatattattgaTTCAAATACTCTTCCTTGCTATAAAGTTTTTCATTAAGGGGTTTTGGTTTGTTCATCTTATTTTTATCTTTATATCTTAACTTATTTTCTATTCCCTCTTCTCATAAAAATTGTCTCATTTATAATTTTTCTCTATCTCAAATTAATTGTCTTTTTACGATACCAATACAAcatttattatttttttccaCTATTATATCTCTATTTATTAACTTTCACTTTTTCCAAGTGCTTTGTTAATTATAATTAATAAGAGTATTCAAATAAATAATATTTTCTTTGTCTTATAAAAAGTGTCTCATTTATGATTTTAGTTTTTCTCTGTTTTAAAATAATTATTCTTTCACAATATCAATCCAACATCTATTATTTTTTCCCACTACTATATCCCTACTTATTAACTTTCCCTTTTTCAAGTATTTTGTTAACTacaattaataaatatattttaataaataatattatattTATCATTAAAATCAACCTTTCTAATAATTCTTTTAAGAATCACGCATAATTTAAATTAGATACTTTTTATAAAAAAAGAGGAAATAATATATTTTGCGGTAGCACTGGACCACTTTGCATTAAAAAAAATAGACagcttgtttgtttgtttgtttccTCTTTCGTCCTAGAGAGAAACTCAGACCAAAACTGAAGAGTTTCTCGCTCCTTCAATGAACTCCCAACAAAAACTTCTTAGGTAATCTCTTTATTTTTTTCCAGCAATTTTTCTTTAACTATTGTTCTTGTTTCTTTCCTGTTTATGCAATTGCATATCATTGTCGTGTGCTTCAAAATTAATTTCCCATTTAAATCATTCCTATTTAgattctttttcttcctttttcaaACATTTAGATTCTAAAATCTTTTCAACAACAGAATCTCTAAGGAAAAATAAGGAAAAAATTCGTACTAAAACTACCTTCTGATTCTTTTCAATTATTATGAAGATGAAACTTTTAGCTTGTTGGTTGCTTAAACTAGATCCATGCTTGAGAAATTTCCTTTCCCCAACAAGTTTAGTGAGTGTTTTTATGGGTCATTTTCTTTTACATCAACTTTAGTATTCATTTGTCTCTAATGTGTTGTTAAATTGTATATAGTTTGTTTCTGATACCTAATACTGAAATTGTAACAGGTGACCCTCAACATTCTCATCATTGAATTGGGGGAAATTAATAAGAAATCTTAAACATTTTTTCTTCAAGGCATGACTCTCCGAACTCGCGTCACGTCTCGACGGAAAATTCCTAAGTTCTTCTGTCTCTTACTTCTGTTACTTGTGCCGATTTGTGTAATTGGAATTTATGTCCATGGCCAAAAGGTTGCCTATTTCTTCCGACCCCTTTGGGATAACCCTCCTGCCCCTTTCAACACTATACCTCACTATTACGCCGAAAATGTCTCTATGGATCACCTCTGCCAGCTTCATGGTTGGTCGCTTCGTTCCCAACCTCGCCGCATTTTCGATGCAATTATCTTCAGTAATGAGTTAGACATGCTAGAGATTAGGTGGCATGAGCTTTATCCATATGTAACAAAATTCGTGATCCTCGAGTCCAGTACCACGTTCACAGGCATTCCAAAGCCGCTTTTCTTTGACATAAACAAGGAGAGATTTGCATTTGCTAAACAGAAAGTTGTCCACGGCTCGAATCCGGGTCGAGTTTCAGTCCGCGGATCAAACGAGGACCCGTTTGTGCTTGAGTCAAAACAACGTGGAGCCATGAACACATTGTTACGCCGTGCGGGGATTTCCAATGGTGATATTGTTCTCATGTCAGATACAGATGAGATTCCAAGTCCTCATGCTTTGAAACTTCTTCAATGGTGCGACGGGATTCCTCCCATAATGCATCTTGAACTGAGAAACTACATGTACTCGTTCGAGTTTCCCGTGGACTACAACTGGAAACCCTGCGCCCACATCTATGGTCCTCGGACATATTACCGGCATTCACGCCAGACTAATGTTGTCTTATCAGATGCAGGATGGCATTGTAGCTTTTGCTTTCGGTATATCTCGGAGTTTGTCTTCAAAATGACGGGTTATAGCCACGCAGACCGTGTCAAACGGAAATCTTTCCTTAGTCATTCAAGAATTCAGGAACTTATTTGCAAAGGAGATGATCTTTTCGATATGCTACCTGAAGAATACTCCTTCCAGGAGTTGATTAAAAGGTTGGGGCCGATACCTCGTTCGGCTTCTGCGGTTAATCTTCCTGCTTACTTGATAGAAAATGCTGATAAGTTTAAGTTCCTTCTTCCTGGAGGTTGCTTAAGAACACCAGAATGAGTGTTTTTCAATTTTAGTTTTTTGCTTTTAGATCGGTAACACGCAACTCagatttttttacttttcatTCTAGCTTTTTTTCAGCTTTTAGAACTTAGCTTGAGATTTTTGTAGGAAGTTAAGTAATTTAAAGTCTTTTAATGTTATCATGATGGGTTGTGCTATGCAGAGTATCTGAAAGTTTTAGACAAGATATGATTCCATTCCATCAGTCCTAAACAATTATTAGGTTTAGGTCCTAAACAATTATTAGGTTTAGGGAAAAAGTCAGGAGTTATGGTATTTTATCCGATCTTAATGGTATTCATCTATTTATATGTGGATTGAGGAATCAAGGATATTTTCGTAAGCTCAAAACATCATTCATTTCATCGCATTATTTAGAGGCTCAGATGGATGAAGAGTCAAGAGTACTTAATTTCATCCGTGTCTTTGAAAAACATCACTATCTTTATATTTGAGTACTACATGTAAATGGTCCAAGAGTTGATTGTTTGCATTTAATTTTGTTGGTGTACAATgtgataaagatgaacaatgaacaataaagagaagagagaataataacaaacttcGAGTACTTTTGAAATGGTTACACAAAATGGTTACAAAAAAAAATGCACACATACACATTGTAAAAGGAATAAAGGTACAATTTATTTACAccactcacttgcttaaatacaagtgAGACTTTAGGAGAAATACTAAAATATCCTCTAACAAACTTTGTTAACAAGTTTCTGaaaaatatgaattaattctaacaccaactcttaattcatattcaacttaatcaaaactaacaacaccaatttcatccctcaagAGGAGAAATTAATCAGTCTTGATCGCATTCGTCAGAAAATCTGCTAACTGCTTATGGGTGCTACAATGCAcaacttctagcactccattaTGAACCTGATTTCTCAGAAAGtgatacttagtctcaatatgcttgctttTGCCATGCATCATTGAGTTCTTGGCAAGATTGATTACAAACTTATTATCAATCATTAGCTAAAGAGACTTGTTTActttgatcttcagatcctgcagtAAATTCAGAAGACACACAACTTGACATGCAGTCACAACACCTGTAATATATTTTGCTTCACAGGCTGGCAAAGCAACaactggttgcttcttggaacaccaagaaataaCACTTCCCAGAAACTTAAGCAAGTATCCAgaagtacttcttctgtcaactctaTCTCCACACGAATCAGAAGCTGAGTAGCTTAGAAGTTTTGAGCCAGTTTCAGCAccagaagggaacaaaactccatacttcaaAGTTTCCTTTATGTACCTCAGAATTCTGACAGCAACTTGTTAATGAGTCTACTTCAGTttactcataaacctactcatattccaaatgcatagcaaatatcaggtctggtattacacaaataccttAGAGACCCTACCAACTGCTTGAACGTTGTcgcatctacatcatcaccatcagaatcagaatccaatttctgatttgtatcagTAGGTGTGACAACAACTTTACAATTCAGTAACTCAAACCTCTttagaagctcaagttcatatttcAGCTGATGTAAAATTATGCCTTTTTCAGAGTATATAatctccatccctagaaaataaACCATATTTCCTAGATCAGTCAACTCAAACTCATTCAGCAACATCTTCTTGAACTTAACTATCTCATGTTCACAACTTCCTGTTAAtaatatgtcatcaacatacagacacaccagaatcatattaccttcagaagtatgctgaacatagacaccgtactccatctcacatttctaaaatccttgcttcttgaaaaatgaatcaattttcataTTCCAAACTCTATGGGCTTGCTTCAGTCCATACAAAGCTTTGTGTAATTTGTACAtcatcccttcctgattctttttctcaaatccaagaggttgtgacacataaacctcttcttctaatggatcgttcagaaatgcagatttcaTGTCTAAATGCATCAAAGGACAATTCCTGTTAGCAGTTATCACAATCACTAGTTTGATTATTTCTTGTCTTACTACATGCGCAAACACTTCAAAATAATCTAACCCAGGTTTATGCAGAAAACCTCTCACAACTAACTTTGCTTTGTGTTTTCCAATTGATCCGTCTGGCTTTAGCTTCACCTTAAAAACCCATCTcacgctgatggctttcttgttctttggaagttATGTCAGCTTCCAAGTATTGTTTCTCTCTATcgcatcaagttcttctttcacGGTTTTCAACCAGACTTTCTGCTTAAGAGTTTCTTCTGTACTCAcgggttcagagtctactaatATGGCACACTAAATAACTTTCCCTTCAGAATCTACTTCAGtatcttgcagcatgtcaaactctgcaaaccttctcagaatgtttctgattctttgtggcctctgACCTTGTTCAGAACCTTCTGATTTCGAAACAACATCAGATGCTAGAACTCCAGAAGTACCAACTTCAGAAGCATGACCACCTTCAGAATCTGGAACATTCTTAAAATATGGACTACCACCAGAATTTGAATTACCATCAGAATCTGGATCACCAGAATCTGAATTACCATCAGAATCTGGATCACCAAAATCTGAATCACTATCAGAATCtggatcagaatcagattctTCCTCAAAATCAATCTCGCCTTCTGATTTTGACTCACTCTCAAAATCATTTTCAGGCCCTGactcatcttcagaatcagaatcaatatcttcagaagttaactaTACACCGAAATTGGTTAAAATTTTCTCCAATCCTATACTGATGGCTCTCTCACAATAACATCTCCGCTGACTTCAACCTTATTAGTGAATGGACAATAAAGCTTATAAGAACTTGTAATGTGATACCCCACCAATAACATTAACttgcttctatcatccaacttctttctaGTAGCATCTGGAACGTGTTTATAATAGATAGAATCAAATACTCTAAAATGACTCACACTTTTCTTATCTCCATTCCACCTCTCAAAATGAACAGTTTCCTTcagcttcttggttggacacctgTTGAGCACATATGTTGTAGTGGAAACAACTTCTCCCCACAAAGTGTTAGAAAGCTTTttctccttcagcatgctccttgtcatatcaagcaaagttcgatttctcctttcagcaagaccattgtgttgaggagtATATGGAGTAGTCACTTCATtctcaattccattctcctcacaaAACTTCTTAAACTctgtagagttatactcaccttCACCATGAGTTCtgagaatcttcagagtctgaCCACTCTGTTTCTCAACCTTAATtctgaatttcttaaattcagcAAACACCTTGTGTTTCAACTTTATAAGGGATACACATGTCATCCTTGTGAATCCATCTACAAATGACACAAATTATTTATTCCCTCCTATTGAAGATTCtggaaatggtccacacacatcatAATTCACTACTCCCAaagcatgttttgctcttggagctACTTCTGATGCAAATGGCAGTCTTGGTTGCTTCCCTTTCATGCACACATTGCATGACTTTTCTAGTTTTTTAATTGCCGGAATTCCACGTACCAATTTCTTTGAATTCAAATGTCTGAAGCTTCTAAAGTTCAAATGCCCAAATCttttgtgccacaactcactttcCTTCACAACACTTGTTGCGCTAAGGCATTCAGaatttgcagttttaacattcaccttgaatgttctattccttccttgttctgactccataatcagCTTTTGACTACAGTCATACAACTAcaaaagattgtccttcatggtaactgaaaaacccttttcaattaattgacctacactcatcagattaCTCTTCATGCTAGGAACACACCAAACATTCTGATTTAACGCAAATTTGCCATTATTCGTAATTAATCTAACATTTCCCATTCCTTCAACATTCAAATACTTATCATTAGCACATATGATCTTGGTCCTCTTCCCAGAATCAAAATCAACCAATCATTTCTTATTTCCAATAAGATGGtttgaacaaccagtgtccatataTCACTAGTCTTCTAGAGACacactatcagaatcagaaggCACTAATAACACATGTTCATCATCAAAATTTCTGGCTACATTCGCTTCTTCTAATTTcctctccttgtttgaccaaaAATCTGCAGCGAAGGGGCCAAACTTCTTACAATAGTAACATTGAACTTTTCTTTTGTCATAATTCTCCTTTCCCTTCTGACTTTCAGAAGTTGAGGTTTCTGACTTCTGAGACCTACCATGTCTTTTCTTGGCTTCGGACCAAGACTGCTTCTATTCTTTCTTGACAAAAGAAGCTTTTAGATCCTGCTCTACCTCTCTCTCAGAGGTTCTTTCGATCAGGCGCAACTCTTACGCCTCTAGACTACTTTGCAGCTCTCCTATTCTCATGGTGCTCG includes:
- the LOC127073522 gene encoding uncharacterized protein LOC127073522, which gives rise to MTLRTRVTSRRKIPKFFCLLLLLLVPICVIGIYVHGQKVAYFFRPLWDNPPAPFNTIPHYYAENVSMDHLCQLHGWSLRSQPRRIFDAIIFSNELDMLEIRWHELYPYVTKFVILESSTTFTGIPKPLFFDINKERFAFAKQKVVHGSNPGRVSVRGSNEDPFVLESKQRGAMNTLLRRAGISNGDIVLMSDTDEIPSPHALKLLQWCDGIPPIMHLELRNYMYSFEFPVDYNWKPCAHIYGPRTYYRHSRQTNVVLSDAGWHCSFCFRYISEFVFKMTGYSHADRVKRKSFLSHSRIQELICKGDDLFDMLPEEYSFQELIKRLGPIPRSASAVNLPAYLIENADKFKFLLPGGCLRTPE